In one Sphingobacterium daejeonense genomic region, the following are encoded:
- a CDS encoding DUF2911 domain-containing protein encodes MKKLALTILVAAGLVFTSSQAEAQLKLPQPSSTQFILQDLGIEQVSVVYQRPSAKGRTVFGDLVPYDQIWRTGANDATNITFQSEVSIEGQKTSCWNLCPIYYPWKR; translated from the coding sequence ATGAAAAAATTAGCATTAACTATCCTTGTTGCGGCGGGGCTTGTTTTCACTTCTTCTCAAGCAGAAGCTCAGTTAAAGTTACCGCAGCCGAGTAGCACACAATTCATCCTTCAAGATTTGGGAATAGAACAGGTAAGTGTTGTTTATCAACGCCCAAGTGCTAAAGGCAGGACCGTATTCGGTGATTTAGTGCCTTACGATCAAATCTGGCGTACTGGTGCAAACGATGCCACGAATATTACTTTTCAATCCGAGGTTTCAATTGAAGGACAAAAAACTTCCTGCTGGAACTTATGCCCTATTTACTATCCCTGGAAAAGATGA
- a CDS encoding DEAD/DEAH box helicase, with translation MKAKILKNPRSKSYSAIKHIKGKNKLALSGTPVENSVADIWSQMSFVNPGLLGNYTYFQKEFVHSIEKKKDEEKARRLQAIIKPFVLRRTKSQVATELPPKSEQIFYCSMTDEQSEYYETVKSEYRNALLDGAFSGKASQIALLQGLTKLRQLANHPLMIDSQYTDGSGKF, from the coding sequence ATGAAAGCCAAAATATTAAAAAACCCTAGGTCCAAATCCTATTCTGCGATCAAACATATCAAAGGCAAGAATAAACTAGCCTTGAGCGGTACTCCTGTAGAGAACTCAGTAGCAGACATATGGTCGCAAATGTCTTTTGTAAATCCCGGCTTACTAGGAAACTACACTTATTTTCAAAAGGAATTTGTCCACAGCATCGAGAAGAAAAAAGATGAGGAGAAGGCCCGCAGATTACAGGCCATCATAAAACCCTTTGTATTAAGAAGGACAAAGTCACAGGTAGCCACGGAATTACCTCCAAAATCAGAGCAGATTTTTTATTGTAGCATGACAGATGAACAATCTGAATATTATGAAACTGTAAAATCAGAATATAGGAATGCCCTTTTAGACGGTGCCTTTTCCGGTAAGGCTTCCCAAATCGCACTGCTGCAAGGATTGACAAAATTAAGACAGTTAGCAAATCACCCTTTAATGATTGATAGCCAATATACCGATGGTTCTGGAAAGTTTTGA
- a CDS encoding DEAD/DEAH box helicase, producing the protein MIANIPMVLESFEAAIETMQSILKEGNKVLIFSQFVRHLQIFREYFDKNKIKYAYLDGSTTDRNTAVKDFKENEQTKVFLISIKAGGVGLNLTEADYVFILDPWWNPAVEQQAIDRSHRIGQTKNVFIYKFIAKDTIEEKILALQGMKKSLASSLITTEEGFVKSLSKEDISELFS; encoded by the coding sequence TTGATAGCCAATATACCGATGGTTCTGGAAAGTTTTGAAGCCGCCATCGAAACAATGCAATCGATCCTAAAAGAAGGAAATAAAGTATTAATATTCTCACAATTCGTAAGACATCTGCAAATTTTCAGAGAATACTTCGATAAAAACAAAATCAAATACGCATACTTAGACGGATCAACAACAGATAGAAACACCGCAGTGAAAGATTTTAAAGAAAATGAACAAACAAAAGTTTTCTTAATTTCTATAAAAGCTGGAGGTGTTGGCTTGAACCTTACGGAAGCTGACTATGTCTTTATTTTAGACCCATGGTGGAATCCTGCGGTTGAACAACAGGCTATCGACAGAAGCCACAGGATAGGTCAAACCAAAAACGTATTTATTTATAAATTCATTGCAAAAGATACGATCGAAGAAAAGATCTTAGCATTGCAAGGGATGAAAAAATCATTGGCTAGTTCCTTAATAACCACTGAAGAAGGGTTTGTAAAATCTCTTAGTAAAGAAGATATAAGTGAGCTTTTCAGTTAA
- a CDS encoding hotdog fold thioesterase: protein MWYREYSLEEINSLFAINMTGFLEIKAVSITPDALVAEMPVNEKVKQPFGLLHGGASCVLAESVGSIASNMVIDAEEFAGVGLEINANHLRPVTKGVVRATCKAYHIGKTTHVWDIQIHNERNQLVCISRLTIAVIKKPKI, encoded by the coding sequence ATGTGGTATAGAGAATACAGTTTAGAGGAAATCAATAGTCTATTCGCAATTAACATGACCGGCTTTTTAGAGATAAAAGCGGTGTCGATCACCCCTGATGCCTTGGTTGCTGAAATGCCAGTCAACGAAAAAGTAAAACAACCTTTCGGGCTTTTACATGGTGGAGCATCTTGTGTTCTGGCAGAATCGGTAGGTAGCATTGCATCAAACATGGTCATTGATGCTGAAGAATTCGCCGGAGTAGGGTTGGAAATCAACGCCAATCATTTGAGACCAGTTACAAAAGGGGTCGTTAGAGCGACATGTAAAGCTTATCATATCGGAAAAACGACCCATGTATGGGATATTCAGATACACAATGAAAGAAATCAATTGGTTTGTATATCAAGACTTACCATTGCAGTTATAAAAAAGCCGAAAATCTAA
- a CDS encoding FAD-binding oxidoreductase, with product MEEQLTLLSEQLSGELFWDEKMRLLYSTDASAYREMPLAVAYPKDKQDLLLLIKFAKENKTSLIPRTAGTSLAGQVVGKGIVVDVSKYFTEILEVNESESWVRVQPGVIRDELNMYLKPYQLYFGPETSTANRAMIGGMVGNNSCGSNSLIYGSAREHTLKVQALLSDGSEVVFKALSFDEFDFKCRQQDLEGKNISADSKYTE from the coding sequence ATGGAAGAGCAGTTAACCCTGCTTTCAGAACAATTAAGTGGTGAGTTATTTTGGGATGAGAAGATGCGTCTGTTATATTCAACAGACGCTTCTGCTTATCGAGAAATGCCACTAGCAGTAGCTTATCCAAAAGATAAGCAAGATCTGTTGTTGCTTATTAAGTTTGCAAAAGAGAATAAAACGTCCTTAATACCAAGAACTGCGGGCACTTCTCTTGCTGGGCAAGTGGTAGGTAAGGGTATTGTTGTTGATGTCTCAAAATACTTCACTGAGATTTTGGAGGTCAACGAATCCGAGTCCTGGGTTCGCGTGCAACCTGGTGTTATTCGCGATGAACTTAATATGTACCTAAAGCCTTATCAATTGTACTTTGGGCCAGAAACTTCCACAGCTAATCGCGCAATGATTGGCGGAATGGTTGGGAACAATTCCTGTGGCTCCAATTCTTTAATCTATGGAAGTGCAAGAGAGCATACCTTAAAAGTGCAAGCTTTGTTAAGCGATGGATCTGAGGTGGTTTTTAAAGCATTGAGTTTTGATGAATTTGATTTCAAATGTCGCCAACAGGATTTAGAGGGGAAAAATATATCAGCAGATTCGAAGTATACTGAGTAA
- a CDS encoding DUF2911 domain-containing protein — translation MLNNGGAYTYEEADDVLRVKVKPQTLPSHVETFTIEFDNVHEQALDLSLSWEKTKVSFNIAVDQKQEILASIDEAMKGQKKPYFQAAMYYFANDLDMQKAVEWMKEADKGNTKAPHVKYWKSLVLAKAGDKAGAIKAAEEGLAMAKAANNQEYVKLNTQALNAAKK, via the coding sequence ATGCTAAACAATGGGGGTGCATATACCTATGAAGAAGCAGATGATGTATTAAGAGTAAAGGTAAAGCCCCAAACTCTGCCGTCTCATGTAGAAACGTTTACCATTGAATTTGACAATGTTCATGAACAAGCATTGGATCTTTCATTGAGCTGGGAAAAAACAAAAGTGTCTTTCAATATCGCTGTTGATCAAAAGCAAGAAATCCTTGCAAGTATCGACGAGGCAATGAAAGGACAGAAAAAACCTTATTTCCAGGCTGCCATGTACTATTTTGCAAATGATTTAGATATGCAAAAGGCAGTTGAATGGATGAAGGAAGCCGATAAAGGCAACACAAAGGCTCCACACGTAAAATATTGGAAATCCTTAGTACTTGCTAAAGCTGGAGATAAAGCTGGTGCTATTAAAGCAGCAGAAGAAGGATTAGCAATGGCTAAAGCAGCTAATAACCAAGAATACGTAAAACTAAATACTCAAGCTTTAAATGCAGCTAAAAAATAA
- a CDS encoding MFS transporter, whose translation MTTQNNQSTVGPMIIIGSLFFIFGFATWLNSLLIPYLRIACELTEVQSYFVTFAFYIAYLVMAPVSTWVLNKFGFKNGMAVSLGIMAVGALLFIPAAYSRTYILFLLGLFIMGGGLAILQTASNPYITILGPVETAAKRISIMGICNKFAGALAPIILGYFLKLDEADAVKNQLASMTPEESSLALGKIALQVVNPYIGIVVVLVLLGFWISKSNLPEVKGDEEEDETHHNLTESKHSIFDFPHVLLGFIALFAYVGVEVLAGDTIIAYGTYLGIPLNTAKFFTSFTMGAMVVGYIIGIIAIPKYLAQRNCIKTLCYSRNYPYCGYCFYRWNGVIDISWSIRIGKLISMASNLASCIERCW comes from the coding sequence ATGACAACTCAAAATAATCAATCTACCGTAGGACCTATGATCATCATTGGATCCTTGTTTTTTATCTTTGGTTTTGCGACCTGGTTAAACTCTTTATTGATTCCTTATTTACGTATAGCTTGTGAATTAACTGAGGTACAATCCTATTTTGTAACTTTTGCTTTTTACATCGCTTATTTGGTTATGGCCCCAGTATCTACTTGGGTACTTAACAAGTTTGGTTTCAAAAACGGAATGGCTGTTTCCTTAGGCATCATGGCTGTTGGGGCACTTTTGTTTATTCCAGCTGCATATTCAAGAACCTATATCCTATTTTTATTGGGACTATTTATCATGGGGGGTGGACTTGCAATTCTACAAACAGCATCAAATCCATATATCACAATCTTAGGGCCGGTTGAAACCGCAGCTAAAAGAATCAGTATCATGGGGATATGTAACAAATTTGCAGGAGCACTAGCTCCCATAATTTTGGGTTACTTCTTAAAACTTGATGAAGCTGATGCCGTGAAAAACCAATTGGCAAGCATGACACCAGAAGAGTCTAGCCTTGCTTTGGGTAAAATTGCACTCCAAGTGGTAAATCCTTATATCGGTATAGTGGTGGTATTAGTTCTTTTGGGTTTTTGGATTTCCAAATCTAACCTTCCAGAAGTGAAAGGTGATGAAGAGGAAGACGAAACTCACCATAATCTTACTGAATCTAAACATAGTATATTTGATTTCCCTCACGTATTACTTGGTTTCATCGCATTATTCGCTTATGTAGGAGTTGAAGTTTTGGCGGGTGATACTATTATTGCATACGGAACTTATTTGGGAATACCTTTAAATACTGCTAAATTCTTTACCTCATTTACAATGGGAGCAATGGTAGTCGGATATATCATCGGAATTATCGCTATCCCTAAATACCTAGCACAAAGAAACTGCATTAAAACTTTGTGCTATTCTAGGAATTATCCTTACTGTGGGTATTGCTTTTACAGATGGAATGGTGTCATTGACATTAGTTGGTCTATTAGGATTGGCAAACTCATTAGTATGGCCAGCAATTTGGCCTCTTGCATTGAAAGGTGTTGGTAA
- a CDS encoding DinB family protein: MNPLKSDEYPAIFNDYIETITGDVMEELNDQIETFPEFIASIPEELGSFSYADGKWTIREVLCHILDCERIMTYRALRFGRNDMTALSPFEQDEFVANGRHNERKLADIAEEFIHLRKANMYLFNSFDETELNRKGMASDRLISVRAFLYIIAGHLNHHVIILKARYLKDQKLNDDVV; this comes from the coding sequence ATGAACCCACTCAAATCTGACGAATATCCAGCCATTTTCAATGATTACATCGAAACCATAACGGGTGATGTAATGGAAGAACTAAACGATCAAATCGAAACATTCCCCGAATTTATTGCATCAATCCCTGAAGAATTGGGTTCATTCAGCTATGCAGATGGAAAATGGACCATCAGAGAAGTTTTATGCCATATCCTTGATTGTGAAAGAATCATGACCTATAGGGCATTAAGATTTGGAAGAAATGACATGACGGCACTTTCTCCATTTGAACAAGATGAATTTGTTGCCAATGGCAGACATAATGAACGCAAATTGGCTGATATTGCGGAAGAATTTATTCACCTTCGCAAAGCAAACATGTACCTGTTCAATTCGTTTGATGAAACAGAATTAAACAGAAAAGGTATGGCTTCAGACCGTTTAATCAGTGTTAGAGCATTCCTTTATATTATCGCAGGACATTTAAATCATCATGTAATCATTTTAAAAGCACGCTACTTAAAAGACCAAAAATTGAACGACGATGTGGTATAG
- a CDS encoding FAD-linked oxidase C-terminal domain-containing protein, with translation MLLETDPFTAGTEPFNFCKLICGSEGTLAFITEIKLHVNPLPINPSGLLCVHFHSLEDALKGNLIILKHRPLVSELMDHYILECTKNNLEQSKNRFFVDGEPAAILIAEYDGKDQEEILARVKLVEEDLLAHGLGYHFPLVLGEDKKKVWNLRKAGLGLLSNVPGDDKPVAVIEDTAVDVEDLPSYINDFNQILKKYNLYAVHYAHAATGELHLRPIINLKTEEGNKLFREIATEIAHLVKKYRGSLSGEHGDGRLRGEFIPLMIGDHNYKLLKDIKNTWDPQGIFNPGKIVDTPGMNTFLRYEPGQKERQIKTVFRYPNQTVLQHAEQCNGSGDCRKTHLSGGTMCPSYMATKNEKDTTRARANILREMLTHSDKANPFDHEEIKEVMDLCLSCKACKSECPSSVDMAKLKAEFLQGYYDSHGVPFRSRMIGHVDSMTELMQPIAGLYNLVVGNKFTGDIVKNILGFAPNRNIPKISSTTLRKWFQQKDKPFSGNKNRCKVSLFFL, from the coding sequence ATGTTGTTGGAAACAGATCCATTTACTGCAGGAACAGAACCTTTTAATTTCTGTAAGTTAATATGTGGGTCAGAAGGAACCTTAGCTTTTATAACAGAGATAAAACTTCATGTTAATCCGTTGCCAATCAATCCTAGTGGTTTATTGTGTGTACATTTTCATTCACTTGAAGATGCTTTAAAAGGGAATCTTATCATTCTAAAACATAGGCCATTGGTAAGCGAACTGATGGACCATTATATTTTGGAATGTACAAAGAATAACCTTGAGCAATCAAAAAATAGGTTTTTTGTAGATGGTGAACCAGCCGCCATATTAATTGCTGAATATGACGGTAAGGATCAGGAGGAAATATTGGCTAGAGTAAAGTTGGTTGAGGAGGATTTATTAGCCCATGGCTTGGGTTATCATTTTCCATTGGTACTTGGAGAGGATAAGAAAAAGGTTTGGAATTTGAGAAAAGCTGGATTGGGTCTATTGAGCAATGTCCCTGGAGATGATAAGCCGGTTGCAGTAATTGAGGACACAGCAGTAGATGTTGAAGATTTACCAAGCTACATCAATGATTTCAATCAAATATTAAAGAAATATAATCTGTATGCAGTTCATTATGCGCATGCTGCAACTGGAGAATTACATCTCCGTCCAATTATCAATTTAAAAACTGAAGAAGGGAATAAGCTGTTTCGAGAAATTGCAACAGAGATTGCCCATTTGGTTAAGAAATATAGAGGTTCACTGAGCGGAGAACATGGGGATGGGCGTCTACGTGGGGAGTTTATACCTTTGATGATTGGAGATCATAATTATAAATTATTAAAGGATATAAAAAACACTTGGGATCCTCAAGGGATTTTTAATCCCGGAAAGATAGTTGATACTCCTGGGATGAATACTTTTTTGCGGTATGAACCAGGACAAAAGGAAAGGCAAATAAAAACTGTTTTCCGGTATCCCAATCAAACTGTTCTTCAGCATGCAGAACAATGTAATGGATCTGGCGATTGCAGGAAGACTCATTTGTCTGGAGGGACCATGTGCCCTTCTTATATGGCAACAAAAAACGAAAAGGATACTACCAGAGCTCGAGCGAATATTTTAAGGGAAATGCTGACGCACTCAGATAAAGCGAATCCATTTGACCATGAAGAGATCAAAGAAGTTATGGATTTGTGTTTGAGTTGTAAAGCCTGCAAATCAGAATGTCCATCGAGTGTTGACATGGCAAAGTTAAAGGCTGAGTTTTTACAAGGCTATTATGACAGCCATGGAGTTCCTTTTAGATCCAGGATGATTGGGCATGTAGATTCAATGACTGAGTTGATGCAACCTATCGCTGGATTGTACAATTTAGTAGTTGGGAATAAGTTCACAGGGGACATCGTCAAGAATATTTTAGGATTTGCTCCAAATAGGAATATCCCGAAAATTTCATCTACTACACTAAGGAAATGGTTCCAACAAAAAGATAAGCCGTTTTCTGGAAATAAAAACCGCTGTAAAGTCAGTTTATTTTTTCTGTGA
- a CDS encoding sensor histidine kinase, which yields MKQHPYRYNKQQWKFFLFLFAALIAAASLLYTNYLVKSLSKSERTKAEVWAMSTQSIVSMPDVDDQFISFIYAVRDSLSLPAIITKESGDIIFWRDLDSAKTNIHPSTQDSTSDLVYDPPYFEKQLARMKKSHPPIQISLDNGEKWLVYYHDSKALSQLRIFPYIQLSLIAVFLIVAYTVFNSIRDSEQNLVWVGMAKEAAHQLGTPISSMMGWLELARATYEGRDNSLLDEMERDVKRLEIVADRFSKIGSTPSLSTQVIYEIVEDYVNYFKVRTSKRVTFELTGDQQVEAKLNVQVFDWIIENLLKNAVNAIEGEGKITVNISENIAKEEIFIDISDTGKGIPRSNWETIFQPGYTTRQRGWGLGLSLTKRMVYYHRGQIFVKESEIGKGTTFRIVLKSNLRYEPTQI from the coding sequence ATGAAGCAGCACCCGTACAGGTACAATAAACAACAATGGAAATTTTTTCTGTTTTTATTTGCAGCATTAATCGCCGCAGCATCGCTTCTTTATACCAATTATCTTGTTAAATCATTGTCTAAATCCGAACGTACGAAAGCCGAAGTTTGGGCAATGAGCACGCAAAGTATTGTTTCGATGCCTGATGTGGACGATCAATTCATCAGTTTTATCTATGCAGTCAGAGATAGTTTAAGCTTGCCAGCCATAATTACCAAAGAATCCGGAGATATTATTTTCTGGCGTGATCTCGACAGTGCAAAAACAAATATTCACCCTTCCACACAAGATTCAACAAGCGATCTAGTTTATGATCCACCATATTTTGAAAAACAACTGGCTAGGATGAAGAAATCTCATCCCCCAATTCAGATTTCATTAGACAATGGAGAAAAATGGCTCGTATATTACCATGATTCCAAAGCCTTAAGTCAATTAAGGATTTTCCCTTATATCCAATTGTCATTAATTGCAGTCTTCTTAATAGTAGCCTATACTGTTTTCAATTCCATCAGGGACTCAGAGCAGAACCTTGTATGGGTAGGAATGGCTAAGGAAGCTGCCCATCAACTCGGTACCCCCATTTCGTCAATGATGGGTTGGCTTGAGTTAGCCAGGGCAACTTATGAAGGCAGAGACAACTCATTATTGGATGAAATGGAAAGAGATGTCAAACGTCTCGAAATTGTTGCAGACCGATTTTCAAAAATCGGATCAACACCATCACTTTCTACCCAAGTGATCTACGAGATCGTCGAGGATTATGTCAACTATTTCAAAGTTAGAACAAGTAAAAGAGTGACATTTGAATTAACAGGGGACCAACAAGTAGAGGCAAAATTGAACGTGCAAGTCTTTGATTGGATCATTGAAAATCTATTGAAAAATGCCGTAAATGCTATCGAAGGAGAAGGAAAGATAACGGTGAACATTTCTGAAAACATTGCAAAAGAAGAAATTTTTATAGACATTAGCGATACGGGAAAGGGAATCCCAAGGTCCAATTGGGAAACCATATTCCAACCAGGATATACCACAAGACAAAGAGGATGGGGATTAGGACTTAGTTTGACTAAGAGAATGGTATATTATCATCGAGGACAAATTTTTGTTAAAGAATCCGAAATAGGAAAAGGTACAACATTTAGAATTGTATTAAAAAGTAATTTACGCTATGAACCCACTCAAATCTGA
- a CDS encoding sugar phosphate isomerase/epimerase family protein, which translates to MKQLTKLMLGCLAIAIVLFTSCSTNGKVSAAGSTKAKGPFPEEKLGWKLGSQAYTFRLFSFAEALDKIASANLRYVEAFPGQTIGAGSTEKMTYELSPEGRKIVKQLLKDRGITIHAYGVVGAKDEAEWEKVFQFAKDFGVQVINSEPSEEQLDYLSKLCDKYDIKLAIHNHPDPSHYWNPDVVLKALEGRSPRMGAAADVGHWMRSGLNPIESLKKLDGKIFHVHFKDLNEFGNKKAHDVVWGTGKLGMKDVIAELKRQNFKGMLSAEYEYNWENSLPEVTESVVNFRAAL; encoded by the coding sequence ATGAAACAACTAACTAAATTAATGCTAGGGTGCTTAGCGATTGCTATCGTGCTTTTCACATCCTGTTCAACTAATGGAAAGGTAAGTGCTGCAGGATCAACAAAGGCCAAAGGTCCATTCCCTGAAGAGAAACTGGGTTGGAAATTGGGTTCCCAAGCATATACATTTAGGCTTTTCAGTTTCGCAGAAGCCTTAGACAAAATCGCTAGTGCCAACCTTCGTTATGTTGAAGCATTCCCAGGGCAAACAATAGGTGCCGGAAGTACCGAAAAAATGACTTATGAGTTGTCTCCAGAAGGTAGAAAAATAGTAAAACAATTATTGAAAGACAGAGGAATTACAATTCATGCATATGGTGTTGTTGGAGCAAAAGATGAAGCTGAATGGGAAAAAGTTTTTCAATTTGCAAAAGACTTTGGAGTTCAAGTGATCAATTCCGAACCTTCTGAAGAACAATTGGATTATTTGTCCAAACTATGTGACAAATACGACATCAAGTTAGCTATTCACAATCACCCTGATCCTTCTCATTATTGGAACCCTGATGTAGTTTTAAAGGCACTTGAAGGCAGAAGCCCTCGAATGGGTGCTGCAGCAGATGTAGGTCACTGGATGAGATCTGGCTTAAATCCTATTGAATCACTTAAAAAATTGGACGGAAAAATCTTCCATGTCCACTTTAAAGATTTAAATGAGTTTGGAAACAAAAAAGCCCATGATGTAGTGTGGGGAACAGGAAAACTAGGTATGAAAGACGTCATTGCTGAATTGAAACGTCAAAATTTCAAAGGAATGCTTTCAGCAGAATATGAATATAATTGGGAAAACAGCCTTCCTGAGGTAACAGAAAGTGTAGTGAATTTTAGAGCAGCGCTTTAA
- a CDS encoding (Fe-S)-binding protein: MEKLGYEVLMVPHAFSGRALLSKGLLRDAKKLANKNVEIFKNRLNADTKLVSVEPSTILTFRDEYVDLVDEHLLADAERIAPLALTIEEFIWEEYLSGNISSTQFVNQEEQILLHGHCQQKAWGLMPIVSKVLEIPANYKVKNIPSGCCGMAGSFGYEKEHYDISMKIGELVLFPTVREKSDSTLVAAPGASCRHQIMDGTGVASKHPVEILYKALK; the protein is encoded by the coding sequence TTGGAAAAGCTAGGTTATGAGGTCTTAATGGTGCCGCATGCATTTTCAGGAAGAGCTTTATTGTCAAAAGGTTTGTTGCGGGATGCCAAAAAATTGGCCAACAAGAATGTAGAGATTTTCAAAAATCGATTGAATGCTGATACTAAACTTGTGTCCGTAGAACCATCTACCATCTTGACATTTCGTGACGAGTATGTTGATTTAGTAGATGAACATTTGCTTGCGGATGCTGAAAGGATTGCCCCCCTGGCATTGACCATTGAAGAATTTATCTGGGAAGAATATTTATCTGGCAATATTTCTTCGACCCAATTTGTAAATCAGGAGGAGCAGATATTATTGCATGGACACTGTCAACAAAAAGCTTGGGGGCTTATGCCAATTGTCTCTAAGGTTTTGGAGATTCCTGCTAATTATAAGGTGAAGAATATTCCATCAGGATGTTGTGGTATGGCGGGTTCTTTTGGGTATGAGAAGGAGCATTATGATATTTCGATGAAGATAGGAGAATTAGTGTTGTTCCCGACCGTTAGGGAAAAGTCCGATTCTACCCTTGTTGCAGCTCCTGGCGCAAGCTGTAGGCATCAAATTATGGATGGAACGGGTGTAGCTTCAAAACATCCGGTTGAAATCCTTTATAAGGCTTTGAAATAG